Within the Candidatus Nezhaarchaeales archaeon genome, the region TGCTGGATAATGTTCAAACCTTACGACGAGGGAACGCACTAAATATGCGTAAGCGGAATTAAACGCGTAAACAGCTTTTACACCACCCGCCTCACTGAGTAAGGCAGGGGGAGGGAAAGAGTTAAAATTTAAAGTGGTAGCTGGCGTGTTTAACGTTAAAACCAAGTTTTCAATAGGATATTGGAAAATCATTGGGGAGAGAGAAATCACATAAGTATTGTTAAAGCGCTCTAACGGAAAGTGGTAACGGATTGTAAAGGTTGCTCCTTCACCATAACCTATTGAGAAGCGAGGTCTAACTTCAACTTCCACCCCTTCCACCCCCTCCTTAATTTGGTAGCCAGCCAGCTCGGCTTCAAGCTTGTAATAGCCAAAGTCATCGTGAACGGCTACACCCCTAGATTGGGGTGGAAGCGTGAAGGTTAAACTCCTCAACCTACCGCGTTCTTGAAAACTTTTTACCCTAACCTCCTCATTAACTTCGGCGTAACCGTTAGGATTTATTAATAGCTCCCGCTTAATTATCGGTACGGATACTTCCTTATAGCGCGGTATATAGCTATAGTTAGTGAGTATCGTTCTACCTAAACCTAAAGCTACGTTGATAAGCTCAATTCTTACCGCTTCACGACCTCCAACTTTAAACCTATCCGATACGTTCATACTTATCCAGCTAACGTTAGCGCCCATTGGATACCGTAATTCAATGCTGACAAACGTTAAATTAAATGGAGTGCTTAAAAGCAACGGTATGGTTGCTGTAATATTATTGCCCTTAACGTTAAAGCAACGCGTTAATACCATAATTAAATGTAACTTAAACCTTTCAACAGTAAGGGGAAGCAGCACTTCATAGCCCGATTGGCGGGATTGAAACGTAAGCGACTCGTTAAGCGGTCCGAAGAAGCCTATGCTTAATACTTCTCCTTGAAAGCCTTCAGGAAGGGTAAAGTTAATACTTGAGGGAAGCCTACCGTTCGGCGCGTTAACGTCAATAAGGTATGAAACAAGGATGAAGTTATCATTTATCTCAATAACACCGCGTACCTCCCCCGTCATAGATTGGCCATTTAGAACGGGTAGCAAGGAAGATTGAAGTAAAAGCGCCGCAACCAATAACACTATGAAGCTCCTTACAAGTATCGGCATTCTCCAAGCATCACCATGGTTAGCGTTGCTCCATACTAAAAGTCTTTAAACTTTTAAAGCTTATCACTTAAAAGGGTAAAAAAGTACTACAATAGGCTCTAGTTTAGCTAGTTTACATGTAACGTTAGTTTTATAAAGTCAGATCTTAAGCTATTAGGCGGAAGTTTTATGGTTACCGATCTTGAAAACAATGTCAAGAAGGCTTTAAGTAAAGTTGTGGATCCAGAGTTAGGTATATCGATAACCGAGCTAGGGCTTGTTAGAACGGTAAAGGATGAAGGTGAAGGACGTGTAACTGTAGAGTTTACGGCTACTTCGCCCTTCTGCCCTATAGCCTTCTTCCTAGCTAAAGAAGTAAAGAGGGTCGCAGCCAGGGTTGAAGGAGTAAAGAAGGTTAACGTAATTCTTAAAGGCCACGTAATGGAGGACGAAATAAACAGGAAGGTGAATGAAGAGGGTTAAGCAAGGTATAGGCGGCTGCCGGTATGCCTAACATGCTTATTAAGGTCAAACTATTCGCCAGCATTAGAGAGCGTGTCGGAACCCGCATAGTGGAATTAAAAGTAAGTGAGGGAGCAACCCTTTACGAGTTATTAGGGGAGCTTGTTAAAGCATACCCAAAAGCATTAAAAGGCTATCTAATAAATGAAGCCGGAGAAGTTAACGAGGAGTTAAACTTCCTAGTTAATGGGATAAACGCGAGTAGCCTTGAAGGCTTAAAAACTAAGCTAAAAGATGGTGACGCGGTATCCATATTACCTCCGGTCTCCGGAGGTATAAGATAAACCGATTAAAAAGCGGCCTTAACCGTTAGATAGAGGCTCACCAATCACGTAATAGGGGGAAGCATCCTTAATCAAAACATTAATACTTAACCCTACCAAGTTCTCACCTTTACCTCTAACCACGGTAAACCTATAGCTCGGAGCTCTACCGGTTAAGTTTCCCTTCACCCCTACGCCTGTAATTAAGACGTCCTCCTTAAGGCCCACCATCTCCCTGTTCCTTTGAAGCGTAACCTCATTAACGATGGCGGTAAGCATTTTAGACCTCGCCTTCTTAACTGGCTCTGGAACTTGAACCATTTTAGCGGCAAGCGTTAATGGGCGCGGTGAAAACCTAGCCACGTGGACCTTATCAGGCTTTACGCTCCTAATTAAGTTACATGTATCCTGAAAATCTACATTCTCCTCGCCCGGTAAGCCAACCATGACGTCCGTGGCTAAAACCCCCCTAGGGAAACGTTCTCTAAAAGCCGATGCTATCGCTTTAAAGTCGTTAACCGTATAGCCCCTATTCATCGCCCTTAGTACTTTATCGCTTCCAGATTGAACTGGACAGTGTAGGAACTTATAGACCTTAGCGTCCTCATAAGCATCTAGAAGCGCATCGAGAATTTTTAGCGTCGCCGAGGGCTCCATCATCCCAACCCGCACTTTGAACTCGCCGTCTATGTTGCATACCCTTTTAATCAGGCTTGGTAGCGAGGAACCAATATCAAAACCGTAAACACCCGCATCTTGAGCTACTAAGTATACCTCCTTAGCCCCAGCTCGAGTAGCGTACTCCACATGCTTTACTACTTCCTCCTGAGGATAACTTCTTAAGGGTCCTCTCGACATGGGCATTACGCAGTACGAACATTTAC harbors:
- a CDS encoding iron-sulfur cluster assembly protein, producing MVTDLENNVKKALSKVVDPELGISITELGLVRTVKDEGEGRVTVEFTATSPFCPIAFFLAKEVKRVAARVEGVKKVNVILKGHVMEDEINRKVNEEG
- a CDS encoding ubiquitin-like small modifier protein 1; the protein is MPNMLIKVKLFASIRERVGTRIVELKVSEGATLYELLGELVKAYPKALKGYLINEAGEVNEELNFLVNGINASSLEGLKTKLKDGDAVSILPPVSGGIR
- a CDS encoding tRNA (N(6)-L-threonylcarbamoyladenosine(37)-C(2))-methylthiotransferase, encoding MASGVRVYFETYGCWLNKADTALMIDLVKQAGVQVVDSINTATVMVINTCAVRSETELRILQRIKQLESAVKKGLLRLVITGCLVSYRPGLVSLQAPYASLLGPNAINRVVEAVSSRDRIIDLGPERRTYIRIPRLLLNHGLRYVVPIAVGCLGKCSYCVMPMSRGPLRSYPQEEVVKHVEYATRAGAKEVYLVAQDAGVYGFDIGSSLPSLIKRVCNIDGEFKVRVGMMEPSATLKILDALLDAYEDAKVYKFLHCPVQSGSDKVLRAMNRGYTVNDFKAIASAFRERFPRGVLATDVMVGLPGEENVDFQDTCNLIRSVKPDKVHVARFSPRPLTLAAKMVQVPEPVKKARSKMLTAIVNEVTLQRNREMVGLKEDVLITGVGVKGNLTGRAPSYRFTVVRGKGENLVGLSINVLIKDASPYYVIGEPLSNG